In Promicromonospora sp. Populi, one genomic interval encodes:
- a CDS encoding DoxX family protein, whose amino-acid sequence MFVAHVIVSALLALATAGSGYNKVRPGSEMPQQMNTHLGVPERLVPVLGALLIAGAAGTLAGIWWAPIGIAATGCFVLYFLGAMITHLRVKDWAGLVPTGVLMLVSAAAFTLQLLVL is encoded by the coding sequence GTGTTCGTCGCTCATGTCATCGTCTCTGCCCTGCTTGCCCTCGCCACCGCCGGCAGCGGCTACAACAAGGTGCGGCCCGGCTCGGAGATGCCCCAGCAGATGAACACCCACCTCGGTGTGCCCGAGCGGCTGGTGCCGGTGCTCGGTGCCCTGCTCATCGCGGGAGCGGCCGGCACCCTCGCCGGGATCTGGTGGGCGCCGATCGGAATCGCGGCGACCGGGTGCTTCGTCCTGTACTTCCTCGGCGCCATGATCACGCACCTGCGTGTGAAGGACTGGGCGGGCCTGGTGCCGACCGGCGTGCTGATGCTGGTCTCGGCGGCGGCGTTCACGCTGCAGCTGCTCGTGCTCTGA
- a CDS encoding copper homeostasis protein CutC: MPQRVALELAVQDPAGAVIAADVGARRVELCSALGATGGITPSAALVEAVVEAAAVVPTSDSAPILEVHVLVRPRPGGFVYTSAEHDLMLREISLLVDAGADGVVLGALTQSGRVDEARMRDLVEAADTAEVTFHRALDVVADPIAALDTLAELGVARVLTSGGAARAAEGLDRLAALVERSAELGIEIMAGGGITAADIPALVSVGVDAVHLSAKRTVADAGGPGGGDGAGYEVTDQTLAKAAAEALRTTVVS; encoded by the coding sequence GTGCCCCAACGTGTCGCTCTCGAGCTCGCTGTCCAGGACCCGGCCGGGGCGGTGATCGCTGCCGATGTCGGTGCCCGACGCGTCGAGCTCTGCTCCGCGCTCGGCGCCACCGGCGGTATCACGCCGAGCGCCGCGCTCGTCGAGGCGGTGGTCGAGGCCGCGGCGGTAGTTCCGACGTCGGACAGCGCGCCGATCCTGGAGGTGCACGTCCTGGTGCGGCCCCGGCCCGGCGGGTTCGTGTACACGTCCGCCGAGCACGACCTGATGCTCCGCGAGATCTCCCTCCTGGTCGACGCCGGGGCCGACGGCGTGGTGCTGGGCGCGCTGACGCAGTCCGGCCGGGTGGACGAGGCGCGGATGCGCGACCTGGTGGAGGCCGCCGACACCGCCGAGGTCACGTTCCACCGGGCGCTCGACGTCGTCGCCGACCCGATCGCCGCCCTCGACACGCTGGCCGAGCTGGGTGTCGCCCGCGTGCTCACCTCCGGCGGCGCGGCCCGAGCGGCCGAGGGCCTGGACCGCCTTGCCGCCCTCGTCGAGCGCAGCGCAGAGCTGGGCATCGAGATCATGGCGGGGGGCGGCATCACGGCCGCGGACATCCCGGCCCTGGTGAGCGTGGGTGTGGACGCCGTCCACCTCTCCGCCAAGCGCACGGTGGCCGACGCCGGCGGGCCCGGCGGCGGCGACGGTGCCGGCTACGAGGTGACCGATCAGACACTGGCAAAGGCTGCGGCGGAGGCGCTCCGCACTACGGTTGTCTCATGA
- the pgi gene encoding glucose-6-phosphate isomerase yields MTSVPARLPVDATTTTAWGSLTELSKNLQPDLRGWFAEDPARAQRLSYQAADLHVDLSKNLLTDEVLASLLALAEEVGLAERRDAMFAGEHINVTEDRAVLHTALRRPAEDPLTVDGQDITADVQDELSKVYAFAEKVRSGEWTGVTGEPVKTIVNIGIGGSDLGPVMAYEALEPYVQDGLECRFVSNIDPTDVAQKTADLDPTTTLFIVASKTFGTLETLTNARLARDWLWRSLIAAGAIEDSEEGRADAVAKHFVAVSTALDKVAAFGIDPENAFGFWDWVGGRYSVDSAIGTSLAVAIGPDAFAELLAGFHSIDEHFRTEPFESNVPALMGLLNVWYVNFRDAHTHAVLPYTQLLHRFPAYLQQLTMESNGKSVRSDGTPVTSETGEVFWGEPGTNGQHAFYQLIHQGTRLIPADFIAVANPAYPLTDPVGDGGAVAAGADVHGLFLANFFAQTKALAFGRTADEVRAEGVAEELVSAKVFSGNRPTTSILAPALTPSVLGQLVALYEHITFVQGIVWGIDSFDQWGVELGKKLALEIAPAVAGDEAALGAQDPSTAALIAKYRELRA; encoded by the coding sequence ATGACCTCAGTGCCAGCCCGTCTGCCTGTCGACGCCACCACGACCACCGCCTGGGGCTCGCTCACCGAGCTCTCCAAGAACCTCCAGCCCGACCTGCGCGGCTGGTTCGCAGAAGACCCCGCCCGAGCCCAGCGCCTGAGCTACCAGGCCGCTGACCTGCACGTGGACCTGTCCAAGAACCTGCTCACCGACGAGGTCCTCGCCTCGCTCCTCGCCCTGGCCGAAGAGGTCGGGCTCGCCGAGCGCCGCGACGCGATGTTCGCGGGTGAGCACATCAACGTCACCGAGGACCGCGCGGTGCTGCACACCGCGCTGCGCCGCCCGGCCGAGGACCCCCTGACCGTCGACGGCCAGGACATCACGGCCGACGTGCAGGACGAGCTCAGCAAGGTGTACGCGTTCGCCGAGAAGGTGCGCTCCGGGGAGTGGACCGGCGTCACCGGCGAGCCCGTGAAGACGATCGTGAACATCGGCATCGGCGGCTCCGACCTCGGCCCCGTCATGGCGTACGAGGCCCTGGAGCCCTACGTCCAGGACGGCCTGGAGTGCCGGTTCGTCTCCAACATCGACCCCACCGACGTCGCGCAGAAGACCGCCGACCTGGACCCGACCACCACCCTGTTCATCGTCGCGTCCAAGACCTTCGGCACGCTGGAGACCCTCACCAACGCCCGGCTCGCGCGCGACTGGCTGTGGCGCTCGCTGATCGCGGCCGGTGCCATCGAGGACTCCGAGGAGGGCCGCGCCGACGCCGTCGCGAAGCACTTCGTCGCGGTGTCCACCGCCCTGGACAAGGTGGCGGCCTTCGGGATCGACCCCGAGAACGCCTTCGGGTTCTGGGACTGGGTGGGCGGCCGCTACTCCGTCGACTCGGCGATCGGCACCTCGCTGGCCGTGGCGATCGGGCCGGACGCGTTCGCTGAGCTGCTGGCCGGGTTCCACTCGATCGACGAGCACTTCCGGACCGAGCCGTTCGAGAGCAACGTGCCCGCGCTGATGGGGCTGCTCAACGTCTGGTACGTGAACTTCCGCGACGCGCACACGCACGCCGTCCTGCCCTACACGCAGCTGCTGCACCGGTTCCCGGCGTACCTCCAGCAGCTCACCATGGAGTCCAACGGCAAGTCCGTGCGCTCGGACGGCACCCCCGTCACGTCCGAGACCGGCGAGGTCTTCTGGGGCGAGCCGGGCACCAACGGGCAGCACGCGTTCTACCAGCTCATCCACCAGGGCACACGGCTCATCCCGGCGGACTTCATCGCCGTCGCCAACCCCGCCTACCCCCTGACCGACCCGGTGGGCGACGGCGGCGCCGTCGCCGCGGGCGCCGACGTGCACGGCCTGTTCCTCGCGAACTTCTTCGCGCAGACCAAGGCGCTCGCGTTCGGCAGGACAGCCGACGAGGTGCGGGCCGAGGGCGTCGCCGAGGAGCTGGTCTCCGCGAAGGTGTTCAGCGGCAACCGGCCCACTACGTCGATCCTCGCCCCCGCGCTGACCCCGTCCGTGCTGGGGCAGCTCGTCGCGCTGTACGAGCACATCACGTTTGTGCAGGGCATCGTCTGGGGCATCGACTCGTTCGACCAGTGGGGCGTGGAGCTCGGCAAGAAGCTCGCCCTGGAGATCGCTCCGGCGGTCGCGGGCGACGAGGCAGCGCTGGGAGCGCAGGACCCGTCGACGGCGGCCCTGATCGCGAAGTACCGCGAGCTGCGCGCCTGA
- a CDS encoding CocE/NonD family hydrolase, which yields MVATVATLTLATGGMSAVAGQAAVDLAAADPITHEENERVPEGAAWTEAYFPSAGGAELHADILRPAHLAPDAQTPVILSVGPYFAHAGQTGSEGWAIVGPSARFQDFINGADLMANEYTFVMVDNRGFGGSTGCLDWVGPGEQADIAAAIEWSASQPWSTGDVGMYGKSYDAVTGLAGNNLGLEPLKAVVAQEPVWNMYNYLWSNEVARPNVTGTPNAYNGIATMAPMAGDDAHYAANARYERAHPECLSNNLSDPDEPDLASAYWDARNLADDAAGTDTPLFVTQGFIEPNTKPEDMQVYLDNHTGVERGWLGPWDHVRGGDTVPDGRLAMGRAGFYDEMLRFYDEFLKGIEPGVEDPAYAIQDNTGAWRAQDTWPEVASPVVATLDSGSYLDNGRTSVSGSGSGSASGLTTAQVGGWDMENAPALPEQLPGQLPELLPERNGSLRIAATSYLTYSTPVAADVRITGTPSVELTAGAAGNVLVRLWDIGPGGRATLFDENVALIERAGRLELDLKSTDWTLVAGHQLGVQVGTITPSGWLDEPSGNTVTVTGARLLLDLQDPAADVATQGEPAPYLARYLTANTTTLTGVGAGSFDLEL from the coding sequence ATGGTCGCCACAGTGGCCACGCTCACGCTGGCGACGGGTGGTATGTCCGCCGTCGCCGGGCAGGCCGCCGTAGATCTGGCCGCTGCCGATCCGATCACCCACGAGGAGAACGAGCGGGTGCCCGAGGGCGCCGCGTGGACCGAGGCGTACTTCCCGTCGGCGGGCGGCGCGGAGCTGCACGCCGACATCCTGCGACCCGCTCATCTGGCCCCGGATGCGCAGACGCCGGTGATCCTGTCGGTCGGGCCCTACTTCGCGCACGCCGGGCAGACCGGCTCGGAGGGCTGGGCCATCGTGGGCCCGTCGGCGCGGTTCCAGGACTTCATCAACGGCGCCGACCTGATGGCCAACGAGTACACGTTTGTCATGGTCGACAACCGTGGTTTCGGCGGCAGCACCGGGTGCCTCGACTGGGTCGGGCCCGGCGAGCAGGCCGACATCGCCGCCGCGATCGAGTGGTCGGCGAGCCAGCCGTGGTCCACGGGCGACGTGGGCATGTACGGCAAGTCGTACGACGCCGTCACCGGGCTGGCCGGCAACAACCTGGGCCTGGAGCCGCTCAAGGCGGTGGTGGCCCAGGAGCCGGTGTGGAACATGTACAACTACCTGTGGAGCAACGAGGTGGCGCGGCCCAACGTGACCGGGACACCCAACGCGTACAACGGCATAGCGACGATGGCGCCCATGGCGGGCGACGACGCGCACTACGCCGCGAATGCCCGCTACGAGCGCGCGCACCCGGAGTGCCTCTCGAACAATCTCTCGGACCCCGACGAGCCGGACCTCGCCTCGGCGTACTGGGACGCCCGCAACCTGGCCGACGACGCGGCCGGCACCGACACTCCGCTCTTCGTGACCCAGGGCTTCATCGAGCCCAACACGAAGCCCGAGGACATGCAGGTCTACCTCGACAACCACACGGGCGTGGAGCGCGGCTGGCTCGGCCCGTGGGACCACGTGCGGGGCGGCGACACCGTCCCCGACGGGCGGCTCGCCATGGGCCGCGCGGGCTTCTACGACGAGATGCTGCGGTTCTACGACGAGTTCCTCAAGGGCATCGAGCCCGGCGTCGAGGACCCGGCGTACGCGATCCAGGACAACACCGGCGCATGGCGTGCGCAGGACACGTGGCCCGAGGTCGCCAGCCCCGTTGTGGCCACCCTGGACAGCGGCTCCTACCTGGACAACGGCCGTACCTCGGTTTCCGGGTCGGGTTCCGGTTCGGCTTCCGGGCTGACGACGGCGCAGGTGGGCGGCTGGGACATGGAGAACGCCCCGGCCCTCCCTGAGCAATTGCCAGGGCAGCTGCCCGAGCTGTTGCCCGAGCGGAACGGGTCGCTCCGGATAGCCGCGACGTCGTACCTGACGTACTCGACGCCGGTTGCCGCGGACGTGCGGATCACCGGGACCCCGTCGGTGGAGCTCACCGCCGGCGCGGCCGGAAACGTGCTGGTGCGGCTCTGGGACATCGGTCCGGGCGGCAGGGCGACCCTGTTCGACGAGAACGTGGCGCTCATCGAGCGGGCCGGGCGGCTGGAGCTCGACCTGAAGTCGACCGACTGGACGCTCGTGGCCGGGCACCAGCTCGGTGTGCAGGTCGGGACCATCACGCCCAGCGGCTGGTTGGACGAACCGTCCGGCAACACCGTGACCGTGACGGGCGCGCGATTGTTGCTCGACCTGCAGGACCCGGCCGCCGACGTCGCCACCCAGGGTGAGCCGGCGCCGTACCTGGCCCGGTACCTCACCGCGAACACGACCACGTTGACCGGAGTTGGCGCGGGGAGCTTCGACCTCGAGCTCTGA
- a CDS encoding winged helix-turn-helix transcriptional regulator has translation MTSQTTRPLARTPENPVSEGDCQLFQRTVELTGRRWSGAILWAAVAGARRFVEYRRFVAGISDRLLTQRLRELEQQGFITREVVPTMPVQILYTPTEAGAELIAAMQPLGEWGAKHRDVLERIEPE, from the coding sequence GTGACTTCCCAGACGACGAGGCCCTTGGCCCGCACCCCCGAGAACCCCGTGAGCGAGGGCGACTGCCAGCTCTTCCAGCGCACCGTCGAGCTCACCGGCCGCCGCTGGTCAGGCGCCATCCTGTGGGCCGCGGTCGCGGGTGCTCGGCGCTTCGTCGAGTACCGCCGCTTCGTCGCGGGAATCTCCGACCGGCTGCTGACCCAGCGGCTGCGCGAGCTCGAACAGCAGGGGTTCATCACGCGCGAGGTGGTACCGACCATGCCCGTGCAGATCCTGTACACACCGACCGAGGCGGGGGCCGAGCTGATCGCCGCCATGCAGCCCCTGGGCGAGTGGGGGGCCAAGCACCGGGACGTCCTGGAGCGGATCGAGCCGGAGTAG
- a CDS encoding PrsW family intramembrane metalloprotease: MAIDPSAILQGRAPGRAPIGVILGIVFASVCLLVILAFDAVTGGASFIVGLLLAVLPVAVWLPLVLALDRLEPEPVNALVFAFLWGAGVAALFASILNTLGLSLLTETELTGDEEGWYLVATFVAPVVEELLKGAVLFGMLWWRRQELNGPTDGVIYAAMVGLGFAATENIQYFIDAQESDQLGYVFVLRAIVSPLLHPLCTAMTGIGVAVAALAGPGRLRRTAPVYGLFGAIGLHSLWNGSTKFGTVGLAGAYLVGFVVLIGLIVILARDRRRIVQLIDHYLPLYGPVGIVTTDDLRMLSTLPGRRAARHWARSAGGRGAERAMTDYQQAATELALLHQRAGAQRDLDPHGLEQQRQYLVWLMQQARATFLARQPRPPASPWGTTGFGQAGR; the protein is encoded by the coding sequence ATGGCCATCGATCCCAGTGCGATCCTCCAGGGTCGCGCCCCAGGGCGTGCCCCGATCGGAGTCATCCTCGGGATCGTCTTCGCGTCCGTCTGCCTGCTCGTCATCCTGGCGTTCGACGCCGTGACGGGCGGCGCGTCGTTCATCGTCGGGCTGCTGCTCGCGGTGCTGCCGGTCGCCGTCTGGCTGCCGCTGGTGCTCGCGCTGGACCGCCTGGAGCCGGAGCCGGTGAACGCCCTGGTCTTCGCGTTCCTGTGGGGTGCGGGCGTGGCGGCGCTGTTCGCGAGCATCCTGAACACGCTGGGGCTGTCGCTGCTCACCGAGACCGAGCTCACGGGCGATGAGGAGGGCTGGTACCTCGTCGCGACGTTCGTAGCGCCAGTGGTCGAGGAGCTGCTCAAGGGCGCCGTCCTCTTCGGCATGCTGTGGTGGCGGCGGCAGGAGCTGAACGGCCCCACCGACGGCGTCATCTACGCCGCGATGGTGGGCCTCGGCTTCGCCGCGACGGAGAACATCCAGTACTTCATCGACGCCCAGGAGTCGGACCAGCTCGGGTACGTGTTCGTGCTGCGGGCCATCGTCTCGCCGCTGCTGCACCCGCTGTGCACGGCGATGACGGGCATCGGCGTCGCGGTGGCGGCCCTGGCCGGGCCCGGCCGGCTGCGGCGCACGGCGCCCGTCTACGGGCTGTTCGGCGCGATCGGCCTGCACAGCCTGTGGAACGGCTCCACCAAGTTCGGCACCGTCGGGCTCGCTGGCGCATACCTCGTGGGCTTTGTGGTGCTCATCGGGCTCATCGTGATCCTGGCCCGGGACCGCCGTCGGATCGTCCAGCTCATCGACCACTACCTGCCCCTGTACGGGCCGGTGGGCATCGTGACGACCGACGACCTGCGCATGCTCTCCACCCTGCCCGGGCGCCGGGCGGCCCGGCACTGGGCGCGATCCGCGGGCGGCCGGGGGGCCGAGCGGGCCATGACCGACTACCAGCAGGCCGCGACCGAGCTTGCCCTGCTGCACCAGCGGGCCGGCGCCCAGCGCGACCTGGACCCGCACGGCCTGGAGCAGCAGCGGCAGTACCTGGTGTGGCTCATGCAGCAGGCACGCGCCACGTTCCTCGCACGGCAGCCCCGGCCGCCGGCCTCCCCCTGGGGCACCACGGGCTTCGGCCAGGCAGGCCGTTGA
- a CDS encoding M20 family metallopeptidase: MAFDETPALPATDARLDADAPLDVNALIADLRTLVECESPSSDPDALARSVELVARLGSAHLGVEPERLGIHLRWRLGGPTRVLVLAHHDTVWPLGSLETHPFGIHDGVLRGPGSFDMKTGLAMALHVLASLDDRTGVTLLVTGDEEVGSPSSRALIEDEARGADAAFVLEASADGGALKLERKGTSIYRVLIKGRAAHAGLEPEKGVNALVELAHQVLAVAALGDPELGTTVVPTVAAAGTTRNTVPAEAWFAVDVRARTVAEQERVDAAVRALTPVLPGGTFEIEGGINRPPLEPALSADLFARASRIAEASGLPALIGAAVGGASDGNFTAGVGTPTLDGLGAVGGGAHADDEHVLVDRIADRTALLRALIVDLVATR; encoded by the coding sequence ATGGCCTTCGACGAGACTCCCGCTCTGCCCGCCACCGACGCACGGCTCGACGCCGACGCACCACTCGACGTCAACGCGCTGATCGCCGACCTGCGGACGCTCGTCGAGTGCGAGTCTCCGTCGTCGGACCCGGATGCCCTGGCCCGGTCGGTCGAGCTGGTGGCCCGGCTCGGCTCCGCACACCTGGGCGTCGAGCCCGAGCGGCTCGGGATCCACCTGCGGTGGCGGCTCGGCGGCCCCACGCGCGTGCTGGTGCTGGCGCACCATGACACCGTGTGGCCGCTCGGCTCGCTGGAGACACATCCGTTCGGCATCCACGACGGCGTGCTGCGGGGTCCCGGCAGCTTCGACATGAAGACCGGTCTGGCCATGGCGCTGCACGTGCTCGCGTCCCTCGACGACCGGACCGGGGTCACCCTCCTGGTGACGGGGGACGAGGAGGTCGGCTCGCCGTCGTCCCGGGCTCTCATCGAGGACGAGGCGCGCGGGGCGGACGCCGCGTTTGTGCTGGAGGCCTCCGCCGACGGCGGCGCGCTGAAGCTGGAGCGCAAGGGCACCTCCATCTACCGCGTGCTGATCAAGGGCCGGGCCGCGCACGCCGGCCTGGAACCCGAGAAGGGTGTGAACGCCCTGGTCGAGCTGGCGCACCAGGTGCTCGCGGTCGCCGCCCTGGGCGACCCGGAGCTCGGGACCACGGTGGTGCCGACGGTCGCCGCCGCCGGCACCACGCGCAACACCGTCCCGGCCGAGGCATGGTTCGCGGTGGACGTCCGCGCGCGGACCGTCGCGGAGCAGGAGCGGGTCGACGCCGCGGTGCGCGCGCTGACCCCCGTGCTGCCCGGTGGAACGTTCGAGATCGAGGGCGGGATCAACCGGCCGCCGCTGGAGCCCGCGCTGTCGGCCGACCTGTTCGCGCGGGCCTCCCGGATCGCCGAAGCTTCCGGGCTGCCTGCGCTGATCGGCGCTGCCGTGGGCGGGGCGTCCGACGGCAACTTCACCGCGGGCGTCGGTACCCCCACGCTGGACGGGCTCGGCGCCGTGGGCGGTGGCGCGCACGCGGACGACGAGCACGTGCTCGTCGACCGGATCGCCGACCGCACCGCCCTGCTCCGCGCCCTGATCGTGGACCTGGTCGCCACCCGCTGA